A section of the Cygnus olor isolate bCygOlo1 chromosome 14, bCygOlo1.pri.v2, whole genome shotgun sequence genome encodes:
- the SEC24A gene encoding protein transport protein Sec24A, with protein sequence MAQPAGPAAACRAQGGAGRQPYSNGPVQNQMMHSSDAQGYNPAVPGSYSHPKVPPHQPSGQYNYSGSQNVSQFNSYQGPGQTLNRPPVAPLSGSPVQQTGPVPQVPPPALQNSAAVSSAGSFPPGAGPPMLSNWQYSQSAVSHPAGTPTSRLAHGTGTGSAQPSPSLSGNTNPPGSYQYAASPGGPSLQNSFMKPGSAPPPVTQPLTPLHPPPRPPLGPPPVGGPPLIRPSTLTAGPPNTQSLLNSAANQDGDATSAASDGSAVQNSYDAIEGGGLMATPHPSPAPPNLKMNRNVGYSYPALPPGYQNTSPPGAPGMQASALQYPDGSKHFHQPPLGTNHLTASMGSLSLQQEGLRPVNLLQERNILPTTILQAPVPNLHEDIQKLNCNPELFRCTLTNIPQTQALLNKAKLPLGLLLHPFKDLSQLPVVTSSTIVRCRSCRTYINPFVSFLDQRRWKCNLCYRVNDVPEEFMYNPVTRVYGEPHKRPEVQNATIEFMAPSEYMLRPPQPPVYLFVFDVSHNAIETGYLNTVCKTLLDNLDLLPGNTRTKIGFITFDSTIHFYSLQEGLSQPQMLIVSDIEDVFIPMPENLLVNLNENKELIQDLLRTLPQMFTKSLETQSALGPALQAAFKLMSPTGGRISVFQTQLPSVGMGALKSREEPNQRATAKDIHLTPSTDFYKKLALDCSGQQVAVDLFLLSGQYSDLASLGCISRYSAGSVYYYQSYHHKHNPVQVEKLQKELKRYLTRKIGFEAVMRIRCTKGLSIHTFHGNFFVRSTDLLSLPNVNPDAGYAVQMSVEESLTDMQVVSFQSALLYTSSKGERRIRVHTMCLPVVTTLSDVYAGADVQAITGLLANMAVDRSVSATLSDARDALVNAVIDSLSAYRSSVLSIQQPGLMAPSSLRLFPLYVLALLKQKAFQTGTNARLDERIFTMCQVKNQPLVYLMLMTHPSLYRVDNLTDEGALNINDRTIPQPPILQLSVEKLSRDGAYLMDAGSVMFLWIGKNCGQSFISQVLGVPNYGSIPQNMTHLPELETAESIRTIAFISWLREQRPFFPILYIIKDDSPLKSSFLQNMIEDRTESALSYYEFLLHIQQQVNK encoded by the exons ATGGCCCAGCCCGCGGGGCCCGCCGCTGCCTGCCGAGCTCAGGGCGGCGCCGGGCGGCAGCCCTACAGCAACG gtCCTGTTCAAAATCAGATGATGCATTCTTCAGATGCCCAGGGATACAACCCTGCAGTTCCAGGATCGTACTCGCATCCGAAGGTTCCTCCGCATCAGCCTTCTGGACAGTACAACTACAGCGGCTCCCAGAACGTTTCTCAGTTCAACAGTTACCAAGGGCCTGGGCAGACTCTCAACAGACCGCCAGTGGCACCTCTCTCTGGGTCGCCAGTGCAGCAAACGGGTCCTGTACCTCAAGTGCCGCCGCCTGCGTTGCAAAACTCAGCTGCTGTATCATCTGCTGGTAGCTTTCCTCCCGGTGCTGGCCCCCCGATGCTTTCAAACTGGCAGTACAGCCAGAGCGCTGTGAGTCACCCGGCCGGGACGCCGACAAGCCGCTTGGCTCACGGGACGGGGACAGGGTCAGCTCAGCCATCGCCCTCGTTATCAGGAAATACAAATCCTCCAGGAAGTTATCAGTATGCTGCTTCTCCGGGAGGTCCCTCGCTTCAGAACAGCTTTATGAAGCCAg GATCTGCACCTCCACCAGTGACTCAGCCTTTAACTCCTCTCCACCCTCCCCCAAGGCCACCTTTAGGACCCCCACCAGTTGGTGGTCCACCTTTAATTAGGCCATCAACGCTGACAGCGGGACCACCTAATACACAGTCTCTGCTAAACTCAGCTGCAAATCAAGACG GTGATGCTACATCTGCTGCTAGCGATGGGTCCGCGGTCCAAAATAGCTATGATGCAATAGAAGGAGGCGGCCTCATGG CAACCCCACATCCTTCTCCTGCACCCCCGAATCTTAAGATGAACAGAAATGTTGGCTATTCTTACCCTGCCTTGCCACCAGGCTACCAAAATACTTCACCACCTGGAGCACCAGGAATGCAAGCATCTGCTTTGCAATATCCAGATGGATCAAAACATTTCCACCAG CCTCCCCTAGGCACTAATCACTTAACTGCATCTATGGGCTCCCTGAGCCTACAGCAAGAAGGATTAAGACCTGTGAATcttcttcaagaaagaaatattcttccTACAACCATCTTACAGGCTCCTGTCCCGAACTTGCATGAAGATATCCAGAAGCTCAATTGTAATCCAGA GTTGTTCCGCTGTACCCTGACCAACATTCCTCAAACTCAGGCCTTACTGAATAAAGCCAAACTTCCTTTGGGGCTCCTGCTTCATCCTTTCAAAGACTTATCG cAATTGCCAGTGGTCACTTCAAGCACTATTGTGAGATGTCGTTCCTGCCGGACGTATATTAACCCTTTCGTCAGCTTTCTAGACCAAAGGAGATGGAAATGCAATTTGTGCTACAGAGTGAATGATG TTCCTGAAGAATTCATGTATAACCCTGTGACAAGAGTTTATGGAGAACCTCATAAAAGACCTGAAGTCCAGAATGCTACTATTGAGTTTATGGCTCCATCTGAATACATG cTACGTCCACCTCAGCCACCTGTGTACCTCTTTGTATTTGATGTCTCTCATAATGCAATAGAGACAGGATACTTGAATACAGTCTGCAAGACCTTATTAGACAATCTTGACTT GCTTCCCGGGAATACTAGAACAAAAATAGGCTTCATCACATTTGACAGCACAATCCATTTCTACAGTCTTCAGGAAGGTCTCTCTCAGCCTCAGATGCTTATAGTTTCAGATATTGAAG atgtaTTTATACCAATGCCAGAAAACTTATTagtaaatttaaatgaaaataaagag CTTATTCAGGATCTACTGAGGACCTTGCCACAAATGTTTACCAAGTCCCTGGAAACTCAGAGTGCTCTCGGGCCTGCATTACAGGCAGCCTTTAAACTGATGTCCCCCACTGGAGGTAGAATCTCTGTCTTCCAGACACAGCTTCCATCTGTGGGAATGGGAGCACTGAAATCGCGAGAAGAACCGAACCAAAGAGCAACTGCAAAG GACATACATCTGACTCCATCAACTGACTTTTACAAGAAGTTAGCCTTGGACTGCTCAGGACAACAGGTTGCAGtggatttatttcttcttagtGGACAATATTCTGACTTAGCTTCTCTAG GTTGTATATCAAGATACTCGGCAGGTAGTGTCTATTACTACCAATCTTACCATCATAAACACAACCCTGTCCAAGTGGAGAAACTGCAAAAGGAGTTGAAACGATATTTAACTAGAAAAATTGGATTTGAGGCTGTCATGAGGATAAGATGCACCAAAG GTCTTTCCATTCATACCTTCCATGGGAACTTCTTCGTAAGATCTACAGACTTGCTGTCGTTACCCAATGTAAACCCAGATGCAGGATATGCCGTGCAAATGTCAGTAGAAGAGAGCCTTACTGATATGCaggttgtttcttttcagtcagCTCTTCTGTACACATCCAGTAAAG GTGAAAGAAGAATTCGTGTCCACACGATGTGCTTACCTGTTGTGACAACACTGAGTGACGTCTATGCGGGGGCAGATGTACAAGCTATCACAGGGCTGTTAGCCAATATGG ctgtggACCGATCAGTTTCTGCTACCTTGAGTGATGCTCGAGATGCTTTGGTCAACGCAGTGATAGACTCTTTATCTGCTTACCGTTCGTCAGTCCTAAGCATTCAACAGCCTGGTCTGATGGCCCCCAGTTCGCTACGGCTCTTCCCACTTTATGTACTGGCACTCTTAAAACAG aaagcatttcaaactGGGACAAACGCACGTTTAGATGAACGCATTTTTACCATGTGTCAGGTGAAAAACCAGCCCCTCGTTTACCTCATGCTTATGACACATCCCAGTTTGTACAGAGTTGATAATCTCACAGATGAG ggaGCTCTTAACATAAATGACAGAACTATACCTCAGCCACCCATTCTCCAGCTGTCAGTGGAGAAGTTGAGTAGGGATGGTGCTTACCTTATGGATGCTGGCTCT GTAATGTTTCTGTGGATTGGGAAGAACTGTGGGCAGAGCTTTATCAGCCAAGTCCTTGGAGTTCCAAATTATGGCTCAATACCACAGAACATG ACACATCTGCCAGAGCTTGAAACTGCAGAATCCATCAGAACAATAGCTTTCATTTCTTGGCTGAGAGAACAGAGACCTTTCTTTCCTATACTATATATAATAAA ggATGACAGCCCATTGAAATCaagttttctgcaaaatatgaTTGAAGACAGAACAGAATCAGCCTTATCATACTATGAGTTCCTCCTTCATATACAGCAGCAAGTGAATAAATGA
- the CAMLG gene encoding calcium signal-modulating cyclophilin ligand → MEEDGGGAAAAPTPGAPAGLSASQRRAELRRRKLLMNSEERINRIMGFHRPAAAKDDDSHGESKLQHEQDKSNSLPVPSVSKRIVLGDSVCSMAGTADHAGSMVDLKGDKDLFSKTPELLNEGTSELRHRNRGELPSEAAPRPPRHGLEQYLSRFDEALKLRNQLMSEKPSQENGNAVEEFDSFRIFRLVGCALLAIAVRAFVCKYLSIFAPFLTLQLAYMGLSKYFPKSEKKVKTTVLTAALLLSGIPAEVISRSMDTYSKMGDVFTDLCVYFFTFIFCHELALFFGSEVP, encoded by the exons atggaggaggacggcggcggggcggcggcggcgcccacCCCGGGGGCCCCCGCGGGGCTCTCGGCCTCGCAGCGCCGGGCCGAGCTGCGGCGGAGGAAGCTCCTGATGAACTCGGAGGAGCGCATCAACCGCATCATGGGCTTCCACCGGCCCGCCGCGGCCAAGG ATGATGACAGTCACGGAGAATCAAAACTTCAACACGAACAAGATAAATCAAATTCCCTTCCTGTTCCTTCGGTTTCAAAACGAATTGTGCTCGGTGATTCTGTCTGTAGTATGGCCGGAACAGCTGATCACGCAGGCAGCATGGTAGACCTCAAAGGGGATAAGGACTTGTTCAGTAAAACCCCAGAGCTCCTCAATGAGGGCACAAGTGAGCTCCGTCACCGTAACAGAGGGGAATTGCCATCTGAAGCTGCACCACGGCCACCTAGACATGGATTAGAACAATACTTATCCAGATTTGATGAAGCTCTGAAGCTGAGGAACCAGCTGATGAGTGAGAAGCCGAGCCAAGAGAATGGGAATGCAGTGGAGGAGTTTGACTCTTTCCGCATTTTTAGATTAGTGGGATGTGCTCTGCTTGCCATTGCAGTCAGGGCTTTTGTGTGCAAGTACTTG tCAATATTTGCACCATTTCTTACTCTACAACTTGCTTACATGGGACTGTCCAAGTACTTTCCaaag agtGAGAAGAAGGTGAAAACGACGGTATTAACTGCTGCTCTTTTACTGTCTGGAATCCCTGCAGAAGTGATCAGTCGCTCCATGGACACCTACAGCAAAATGGGAGATGTTTTCACAGACCTTTGTGtctatttctttactttcatCTTTTGCCATGaacttgctctgttttttggTTCTGAAGTACCATGA